From Motacilla alba alba isolate MOTALB_02 chromosome 4A, Motacilla_alba_V1.0_pri, whole genome shotgun sequence, one genomic window encodes:
- the YIPF6 gene encoding protein YIPF6, protein MAAAEGSGAGASLFPGLADVSISQDIPVEGEITVPVGSHSPDEDYSTLDEPVKDTIMRDLKAVGKKFVHVMYPRKSSALLRDWDLWGPLVLCVSLALMLQGGSADSKDDGGPQFAEVFVIIWFGAVVITLNSKLLGGTISFFQSLCVLGYCVMPLTVAMLVCRLVLLAGAGTVSFIIRLIVVGAMFAWSTLASTAFLADSQPPNRKALVVYPIFLFYFVISWMILTFTPQ, encoded by the exons atggcggcggcggaggggagcggggccggggccagCCTG TTCCCAGGTCTGGCAGATGTGTCCATATCCCAGGATATTCCAGTGGAAGGGGAGATCACTGTCCCTGTGGGATCTCACTCTCCTGATGAGGATTATTCCACGCTGGATGAGCCAGTCAAGGACACAATT aTGAGGGACCTGAAGGCTGTTGGGAAGAAGTTTGTCCATGTCATGTATCCCAGGAAGAGCAGTGCCCTCCTCAGGGACT gggATCTTTGGGGCCCATTGGTGCTGTGTGTCTCCCTGGCTCT gatgctgcagggTGGCTCTGCAGACAGCAAGGATGACGGGGGGCCCCAGTTTGCCGAGGTCTTTGTCATCATCTGGTTCGGGGCCGTTGTCATCACGCTCAACTCGAAGCTTCTGGGAGGCACCAT CTCCTTCTTCCAgagcctgtgtgtgctgggctACTGCGTGATGCCGCTGACCGTGGCCATGCTGGTgtgcaggctggtgctgctggcggGCGCGGGCACCGTCAGCTTCATCATCCGCCTCATCGTGGTGGGGGCCATGTTCGCCTGGTCCACCTTGG CGTCCACGGCGTTCCTGGCAGACAGCCAGCCCCCCAACCGCAAGGCCCTCGTCGTGTACCCCATCTTCCTCTTCTACTTCGTCATCAGCTGGATGATCCTGACCTTCACCCCCCAGTGA